The Brassica napus cultivar Da-Ae chromosome C7, Da-Ae, whole genome shotgun sequence genome has a segment encoding these proteins:
- the LOC106425384 gene encoding 60S ribosomal protein L17-1-like: MVKYSQEPDNSTKSCKARGADLRVHFKNTRETAHAIRKLPLIKAKRYLEDVIAHKQAIPFTRFCRGVGRTAQAKNRHSNGQGRWPAKSAQFVLDLLKNAESNAEVKGLDVDALFISHIQVNQAAKQRRRTYRAHGRINPYMSNPCHIELILSEKEEPVKKEPETKLAAKSKNGASS; the protein is encoded by the exons ATG gtGAAGTACTCGCAAGAACCCGACAATTCCACCAAAT CTTGCAAGGCGAGAGGAGCAGATCTCAGGGTCCACTTCAAG AACACTAGGGAAACAGCGCATGCCATCAGAAAGCTACCCTTGATCAAGGCGAAAAGGTACTTGGAAGATGTGATAGCTCACAAGCAAGCTATCCCCTTCACACGTTTCTGTCGTGGTGTTGGACGTACTGCTCAGGCAAAGAACAGGCATTCAAACGGTCAAGGTCGTTGGCCTGCCAAGTCTGCTCAGTTCGTTCTCGATCTTCTCAAGAATGCTGAGAGCAATGCTGAG GTCAAAGGGTTGGATGTTGATGCCCTTTTCATTTCGCACATCCAAGTGAACCAAGCAGCAAAGCAGAGGCGGAGGACATACCGTGCTCATGGAAGAATTAATC CTTACATGTCAAACCCATGCCACATTGAGTTGATATTGTCAGAGAAGGAAGAGCCTGTGAAGAAAGAG CCGGAGACTAAGTTGGCCGCCAAGTCCAAAAACGGAGCCTCGTCTTGA
- the LOC106425440 gene encoding cold shock protein 2 codes for MSGENDNGGAKRRGSVKWFAAEKGFGFITPEDGGEDLFVHQSSIRSEGYRSLAEGESVEFLVEVDNNSGRTKAIEVTGPDGAPVQGTSRGSSGGRGGFGGDGYGGRGGGRGSYGGRGGGGGGRGGGGDCYKCGEPGHMARECSQGGGGYGGGGRGGGGGGGSCYSCGESGHFSRDCTSGGR; via the coding sequence atgagtGGAGAAAACGACAACGGCGGTGCTAAGCGCAGGGGCTCGGTCAAGTGGTTTGCTGCCGAGAAGGGGTTCGGTTTCATCACCCCCGAAGACGGCGGCGAAGATCTCTTCGTTCACCAGTCCTCCATCAGATCTGAGGGATACCGAAGCCTCGCTGAAGGAGAATCTGTCGAGTTCCTTGTTGAGGTCGACAACAACAGTGGCCGTACCAAAGCCATCGAGGTGACCGGACCCGATGGCGCTCCAGTCCAAGGTACCAGCCGTGGTTCATCTGGAGGACGCGGAGGCTTTGGCGGCGACGGATACGGAGGAAGAGGTGGAGGCCGTGGAAGTTACGGTGGacgaggtggtggtggtggtggccgaggaggaggaggcgacTGCTACAAGTGTGGTGAGCCAGGTCACATGGCGAGAGAGTGTTCCCAAGGAGGGGGAGGATACGGCGGTGGAGGTAGAGGAGGTGGCGGCGGTGGAGGAAGCTGCTACTCCTGTGGAGAGTCGGGACATTTCTCCAGGGATTGTACTAGCGGTGGACGTTGA
- the LOC106425387 gene encoding glutathione S-transferase T3-like — MATSISVARVEDESLRLSRSAALMEEESLALLKLSFLTPTERRERRIWTQVDDVVLISSWLNTSKDCIVGNKQRYRAFWKRNAAYFAASPKVSGCEQRTGDHCTQRWQKINDAVNKFCGAYEAASRERSSGHDENDVLNTKRTKLDDSAQSSSSYATETTTGEADQGCNRPPGVKASKGHGKKKMAEGKEKQSRMTFSEFQSMWSLKKEDLSQKEKLSKIKLLDSLLAKQEPLADYEEALKKKLINELLA; from the exons ATGGCTACCTCTATCTCGGTGGCTCGTGTCGAGGACGAATCACTTCGACTCTCTCGCTCGGCGGCTCTGATGGAGGAAGAATCACTCGCTTTGCTAAAGCtaagttttttg ACTCCAACAGAGCGTAGGGAAAGGAGGATTTGGACGCAAGTAGATGATGTGGTCCTAATCAGCTCGTGGCTAAACACTAGTAAAGACTGTATTGTTGGGAACAAGCAAAGATACAGGGCATTCTGGAAAAGAAATGCAGCTTACTTTGCTGCAAGTCCTAAGGTTTCCGGCTGTGAACAGAGAACGGGAGACCATTGTACGCAGCGCTGGCAGAAGATCAACGATGCTGTGAACAAATTTTGTGGGGCTTATGAAGCCGCAAGCAGAGAGAGAAGCTCAGGACACGATGAGAATGATGTTCTGAA CACTAAAAGGACGAAGCTCGATGACAGTGCACAATCATCAAGTTCTTACGCTACTGAAACCACCACTGGTGAGGCTGATCAAGGATGTAACCGACCACCGGGTGTTAAGGCTTCAAAGGGACATGGTAAGAAGAAGATGGCAGAGGGGAAAGAGAAGCAATCCAGGATGACATTTTCTGAGTTTCAGAGTATGTGGAGCCTGAAGAAGGAGGATTTGTCACAGAAAGAAAAGCTTTCCAAGATAAAGCTACTTGACAGTTTACTCGCCAAACAAGAACCCCTAGCTGACTATGAAGAAGCTCTTAAGAAGAAGCTCATTAATGAGTTGTTGGCTTAA